A part of Terriglobus roseus genomic DNA contains:
- a CDS encoding linear amide C-N hydrolase, with the protein MRSLVSAFLSTSLLLPVPASACTRAVYHGANGEVITARSMDWKVDVGTNLWVLPRGMERSGATGPRSLHWTSKYGSVIASGYDISTTDGMNEKGLVVNLLWLAESEYPKFDGSKPGLAISLWAQYMLDKYATVAEAIDALEKEPLLVATAQVPGEERLANLHMSMSDSSGDSAVVEYVKGKQVIHHGREYQVMTNSPTYDEQLALTSYWKEIGGTTMLPGTNRAADRFARASFYINAIPKAEDPDMALASVFSVIRNVSVPFGITTPDQPNISSTRWRTVADQKRLVYFFESALTPNVFWVKLSDIDFSHETGKVMKLDLGKDQRNTYAGNAAKDFKETKAFSFMGLPDK; encoded by the coding sequence ATGCGTTCGTTGGTCTCTGCGTTTCTATCTACCTCATTGTTGTTGCCTGTTCCGGCCTCTGCCTGCACGCGTGCGGTGTATCACGGTGCGAATGGTGAGGTGATCACCGCGCGTTCCATGGACTGGAAGGTGGATGTTGGTACGAACCTTTGGGTTCTGCCGCGTGGTATGGAACGAAGTGGTGCTACAGGCCCACGTTCACTTCACTGGACATCGAAGTATGGCAGCGTGATCGCGAGCGGATACGACATCTCCACTACGGATGGCATGAATGAAAAGGGCCTGGTGGTGAACCTGTTGTGGTTGGCTGAATCGGAGTATCCGAAGTTTGATGGAAGTAAGCCGGGACTGGCGATTTCGCTTTGGGCGCAATACATGCTGGACAAGTATGCGACGGTGGCAGAGGCCATTGATGCGCTTGAAAAAGAGCCGCTGCTGGTGGCCACTGCGCAGGTGCCGGGCGAAGAGAGGCTGGCGAATCTGCATATGTCGATGTCGGATTCGAGCGGCGATAGTGCTGTTGTGGAGTATGTGAAAGGCAAGCAGGTGATTCATCATGGTCGGGAGTACCAGGTGATGACCAACTCGCCGACCTATGATGAGCAACTGGCGCTGACGTCGTATTGGAAAGAGATCGGCGGCACGACGATGTTGCCGGGAACGAATCGGGCTGCTGATCGCTTTGCGCGTGCCTCGTTCTACATCAATGCGATCCCGAAGGCCGAAGATCCGGATATGGCTTTGGCCAGTGTGTTCAGCGTGATTCGCAATGTGTCAGTGCCATTCGGGATTACGACGCCGGATCAGCCGAATATCTCGTCGACGCGCTGGCGGACGGTGGCCGATCAGAAGCGGCTGGTTTATTTCTTTGAGTCGGCGCTGACACCGAATGTGTTCTGGGTGAAGCTGAGCGATATTGATTTCTCGCATGAGACGGGCAAGGTGATGAAGCTGGATCTGGGTAAAGACCAGAGAAACACTTATGCCGGAAATGCCGCGAAAGACTTCAAGGAAACGAAGGCCTTTTCGTTTATGGGGCTGCCGGACAAGTAG
- a CDS encoding PadR family transcriptional regulator: MAGDYLDLPQGTLDLLILRTLALGSQHGWAISERVQQLSSDALRIQQGSLYPALHRLERRGLIKAKWQTTENNRRAKYYELSKKGRDQLEVEKEAWAKLTAAVAQVLEAV, from the coding sequence ATGGCTGGCGACTACTTAGACCTCCCACAAGGCACACTCGATCTTCTGATCCTGCGCACACTCGCGCTCGGCTCACAACACGGTTGGGCCATCTCGGAACGCGTGCAACAACTCTCCAGCGACGCACTCCGCATCCAGCAAGGTTCGCTCTACCCCGCACTCCATCGCCTCGAGCGCCGCGGCCTCATCAAGGCCAAGTGGCAAACCACTGAGAACAACCGGCGCGCCAAATACTACGAACTCTCCAAGAAGGGCCGCGATCAACTCGAAGTTGAAAAGGAAGCATGGGCAAAGCTCACCGCAGCGGTAGCCCAGGTTCTTGAAGCCGTGTAA
- a CDS encoding cytochrome c oxidase subunit 3 has product MPTILHPDEVVEKLPPRRPDEADIGGGRLPPIEPKHTGGGGDGDNWSNNPVGRRGPREKLQTYRFAVFSFLAGDLIFFMTLVSAFFVTKHAAHIDAYNHYVRTWIPIGIPSILWLNTAVLILSSVTIELARRCVFREIDVMEEWLGLGSPTRRKALPWLIATTLLGAAFVWGQIVAWRQLFAQHIRYSANPSSRFFYLITGIHGIHLILGIFMLVAAIVGLRSLKTIQSRQIMVDSTSWYWHAMGVLWIFLFALLIWGQ; this is encoded by the coding sequence ATGCCTACCATCCTCCATCCCGATGAGGTCGTCGAAAAGCTCCCACCCCGGCGCCCGGACGAAGCCGACATCGGCGGAGGACGCCTCCCACCCATCGAGCCCAAACACACCGGTGGTGGTGGCGATGGCGACAACTGGAGCAACAACCCCGTAGGCCGTCGAGGCCCTCGCGAAAAACTCCAGACCTACCGCTTCGCCGTCTTCTCGTTCCTCGCGGGCGACCTCATCTTCTTCATGACGCTCGTGAGCGCGTTCTTCGTCACCAAGCACGCCGCGCACATCGACGCCTACAACCACTACGTCCGCACGTGGATCCCCATCGGCATCCCGTCCATCCTCTGGCTCAACACAGCGGTCCTGATCCTCTCCTCCGTCACCATCGAACTCGCACGCCGCTGCGTCTTCCGCGAGATCGACGTCATGGAAGAATGGCTTGGCCTCGGCAGCCCCACACGCCGCAAAGCGCTCCCCTGGCTCATCGCCACCACGCTCCTCGGCGCAGCCTTCGTATGGGGACAGATCGTCGCATGGCGACAGCTCTTCGCGCAGCACATCCGCTATTCCGCGAACCCGTCATCGCGCTTCTTCTACCTCATCACCGGCATCCACGGCATCCATCTCATCCTCGGCATCTTCATGCTCGTCGCCGCGATCGTCGGCCTGCGCTCTCTGAAGACAATCCAATCCCGCCAGATCATGGTCGACAGCACCTCATGGTACTGGCACGCCATGGGCGTCCTCTGGATCTTCCTCTTCGCCCTGCTCATCTGGGGCCAATAA
- a CDS encoding ABC transporter permease, which yields MFSDLIFRLRALFRRTTVENELDEELRFHFDQQVEKHMRSGMSQQEATRRTRLEFGGMTQVKENCRESRGTNLLETIGADILFAFRQLRRTPAFTITALLTLALGIGANAAIFTLVHAVLQKDLPVANPALLVRLGDTNDCCVGMGMSDSMSYFSTDAYEHLKKNTPEFEELAAMQAGFGYRPIVVRREGTQDPPRSVAGEFVSGNYFRTFGLQPHAGRLFTEADDKEGAQPTAVISYEAWQTRFQGDPTVIGSTFRVNTRPVTIIGIAPRNFFGDRLIRNPPEYYLPIETMPALANVPYVHNPKQNWLYMIGRVKPGTDLAQLQQKITAELRNELVAVGRFSPDHDKAKLTRLHITLTPGGAGITTMKEQYGDHLKLLMATAGLVLLIACANIANLLLVRGIARTTEMSVRTALGAMRSRIIRQLLTESVLLAILGGIAGLLVAYAGTRMLLALAFPDAASIPVHATPSLAVVGFACALSLVTGILFGLAPAWNASRTQPADALRSSSRTSTSGASLLQKGLVVFQIALSLVLLIAACLFLQSLKKLQGSDMKLNATNRYIIHINPQAAGYTQFQLDALYHTMEDRFHALPGVTKVGIASYTPMEDNNNGWGIEAHAHPQKGAISSVIRINGDYFDSVGTHVLMGRGINERDTPTAPRVAVVNQTFVRKIFQPGENPIGQHFGFPGADTNNAWEIVGVVEDTIYQNVRWKDHLMFFIPTMQEPESRTDPIDKDDALYAGALVVATDHPVDGMEAIAQHTLASINPDLTVVRFDTFDQQIAANFTEERLISRLTMLFGGLALLLAAIGSYGVTAYSVVRRNQEIGVRMALGANRSTVMLMILRGATIQTALGMLIGIPVALLCVRFVQSQLYEIAGLDAIVITSSVVILAIAAAIAAIIPAQRASSINPMDALRME from the coding sequence ATGTTCAGCGATCTGATCTTTCGTCTACGAGCCCTGTTTCGCAGGACCACCGTCGAAAACGAACTCGATGAAGAGCTGCGCTTCCACTTCGATCAGCAGGTTGAAAAACACATGCGTTCCGGCATGTCCCAGCAGGAAGCCACCCGCAGAACACGACTTGAATTCGGAGGCATGACCCAGGTGAAAGAAAACTGTCGCGAATCCCGAGGCACCAACCTGCTTGAAACCATCGGTGCCGACATCCTCTTCGCATTTCGACAACTTCGTCGAACGCCTGCATTCACCATCACCGCGCTGTTAACACTCGCTCTCGGCATCGGTGCCAACGCGGCCATCTTCACACTCGTACATGCAGTCCTGCAAAAAGACCTCCCCGTCGCAAATCCCGCATTGCTCGTGCGCCTCGGCGACACCAACGATTGCTGCGTCGGCATGGGCATGAGCGACTCCATGTCGTACTTCTCCACCGATGCCTACGAGCACTTAAAAAAGAACACGCCAGAGTTTGAAGAGCTCGCCGCCATGCAGGCGGGCTTCGGCTATCGTCCCATCGTCGTGCGACGCGAAGGCACACAGGATCCACCGCGCTCGGTCGCAGGTGAATTCGTCTCCGGCAACTACTTCCGTACCTTCGGTCTGCAACCCCATGCAGGACGTCTCTTCACAGAAGCTGACGACAAAGAAGGAGCGCAGCCCACCGCAGTCATCAGTTACGAAGCATGGCAGACACGCTTCCAGGGCGACCCCACTGTCATCGGCAGCACCTTCCGCGTCAACACACGGCCCGTCACCATCATCGGCATCGCGCCTCGTAACTTCTTCGGCGATCGACTCATCCGCAACCCGCCTGAGTATTACCTGCCCATCGAGACCATGCCCGCACTGGCGAATGTGCCTTACGTGCACAATCCGAAGCAGAACTGGCTGTACATGATCGGTCGTGTCAAACCCGGCACGGACCTCGCCCAGTTACAACAGAAAATCACCGCGGAACTTCGCAATGAACTTGTCGCAGTAGGTCGTTTCTCTCCCGACCATGACAAGGCGAAACTCACCAGACTCCACATCACACTTACTCCCGGCGGCGCTGGCATCACCACCATGAAGGAACAGTATGGTGATCATCTAAAACTGCTCATGGCCACCGCAGGTCTGGTACTTCTCATCGCCTGCGCCAACATTGCGAACCTGCTATTGGTGCGAGGCATCGCGCGAACAACAGAAATGTCCGTGCGCACTGCGCTCGGTGCCATGCGTTCACGCATCATCCGCCAGCTACTTACAGAAAGCGTCCTTCTCGCCATCCTTGGCGGCATCGCAGGTCTACTCGTGGCCTATGCAGGAACACGCATGTTGCTAGCGCTCGCATTCCCTGATGCCGCCAGCATTCCTGTCCACGCAACACCGTCGCTTGCAGTCGTAGGCTTTGCCTGTGCGTTGTCACTCGTCACCGGCATTCTCTTCGGCCTCGCACCAGCATGGAACGCATCACGAACCCAACCGGCAGACGCGCTTCGCAGCAGCTCCCGCACCTCCACTTCCGGCGCATCACTCCTGCAAAAGGGATTGGTTGTCTTTCAAATCGCGCTCTCACTCGTGTTGCTCATCGCTGCATGTCTGTTCCTTCAAAGCCTCAAGAAGCTGCAAGGCTCTGACATGAAACTGAACGCGACCAATCGCTACATCATTCACATCAACCCGCAGGCAGCGGGCTACACACAGTTTCAGCTCGATGCGCTGTACCACACCATGGAAGACCGCTTCCATGCATTACCCGGTGTCACAAAAGTCGGCATCGCCTCATACACACCCATGGAAGACAACAACAACGGCTGGGGAATAGAGGCACACGCACATCCTCAGAAGGGAGCGATCTCATCCGTCATTCGCATCAACGGCGACTACTTCGATTCCGTGGGGACTCACGTCCTCATGGGCCGCGGCATCAATGAACGCGATACACCCACCGCGCCTCGCGTTGCGGTCGTAAATCAAACCTTCGTTCGCAAAATATTCCAACCCGGCGAAAACCCCATCGGCCAACACTTCGGATTCCCCGGCGCGGATACCAATAACGCGTGGGAGATCGTCGGCGTTGTGGAAGACACCATCTATCAGAACGTGCGATGGAAGGATCACCTCATGTTCTTCATTCCCACCATGCAGGAACCGGAATCAAGAACCGATCCCATCGACAAGGATGACGCCCTCTACGCCGGCGCTTTGGTTGTCGCCACAGACCATCCTGTCGACGGCATGGAAGCCATCGCGCAGCACACGCTCGCATCCATTAACCCCGACCTCACCGTGGTGCGCTTCGATACGTTCGACCAACAGATCGCCGCAAACTTTACCGAAGAACGCTTGATCTCACGACTGACCATGCTCTTCGGTGGACTCGCACTCCTGCTCGCAGCCATCGGATCGTACGGCGTCACTGCATATTCCGTTGTCCGCCGAAACCAGGAAATCGGTGTCCGCATGGCCCTCGGTGCAAACCGCTCCACCGTCATGCTCATGATCCTGCGTGGCGCAACCATTCAAACCGCGCTCGGCATGCTCATCGGCATCCCGGTGGCACTGCTCTGCGTCCGTTTCGTTCAATCGCAGCTTTATGAGATTGCAGGTCTCGACGCCATCGTCATCACCAGTTCGGTCGTCATCCTCGCCATCGCAGCAGCTATAGCCGCCATCATCCCGGCGCA
- a CDS encoding YkgJ family cysteine cluster protein produces MVPPDDSQLIQLMDAALADATRRSGPWLACRPGCSQCCTGVFRIGPLDTERLREGFRITEPDRQQRIQERVQQSIADLSPDFPGDTATGILYEDEASLEQFEDFANEAVCPVLDPATGTCDLYAHRPMTCRTFGPPVRTEEDGFGVCELCFVGAPTETIAAAELHLPDPALEATLDEQTGITGTTIVAFALKDQ; encoded by the coding sequence ATGGTGCCCCCCGACGACAGTCAACTCATCCAGCTCATGGACGCCGCCCTCGCAGACGCAACCCGTCGCAGCGGCCCATGGCTGGCCTGTCGTCCGGGATGCAGCCAATGCTGCACCGGCGTCTTCCGCATCGGCCCGCTCGACACAGAACGCCTCCGCGAAGGCTTCCGCATCACCGAACCAGACAGGCAACAACGCATCCAAGAACGCGTTCAACAATCCATCGCAGACCTAAGCCCAGACTTCCCCGGCGACACCGCCACCGGCATCCTCTACGAAGACGAGGCCTCCCTCGAACAATTCGAAGACTTCGCCAATGAAGCCGTCTGTCCTGTCCTCGATCCCGCCACCGGCACCTGCGATCTCTACGCGCATCGGCCCATGACCTGCCGCACCTTCGGCCCGCCCGTCCGCACAGAAGAAGATGGATTCGGCGTCTGCGAACTGTGTTTTGTAGGAGCGCCAACAGAGACCATCGCCGCGGCCGAACTGCACCTACCCGACCCTGCGCTCGAAGCCACACTCGACGAACAAACCGGCATCACCGGCACCACCATCGTCGCCTTCGCGCTGAAGGATCAGTAG
- a CDS encoding UbiX family flavin prenyltransferase encodes MSPFSQSRDLTGARLTVAMTGASGALFTAHLLRLLNADDRVETVHFIASDHALRVVTEELNLTGGRASLLETLLDGPPSSKFTVFRNDDIAAPVASGSHPSDGMIVLPCSMGTLASIANGMAARLIDRAADVTLKEQQPLILCVRETPFNRIHLRNMTLAAEAGAVIYPVIPAMYFQPSTLDDIARQFSCRVLGHIGLPQPSAYRWKED; translated from the coding sequence GTGAGTCCATTTTCTCAAAGCCGCGACCTCACGGGGGCGCGCCTGACAGTTGCTATGACAGGTGCCAGCGGAGCGCTCTTCACCGCGCATCTGCTTCGGCTTCTCAACGCAGACGATCGCGTAGAAACCGTCCACTTCATCGCGTCGGATCACGCGTTGCGGGTTGTTACAGAAGAACTTAACCTCACCGGCGGTCGCGCTTCGCTTCTGGAAACACTCCTTGATGGCCCGCCTTCCAGTAAGTTCACGGTGTTTCGCAATGACGACATCGCCGCCCCGGTTGCCAGCGGCAGTCACCCATCGGACGGCATGATTGTGTTGCCCTGCTCTATGGGAACGCTCGCGTCCATAGCGAACGGTATGGCTGCACGGCTCATCGATCGTGCCGCAGATGTCACCTTGAAGGAACAGCAACCGCTGATTCTCTGCGTTCGCGAAACGCCCTTCAACCGCATCCATCTGCGCAACATGACTCTTGCGGCAGAGGCCGGAGCAGTCATCTACCCCGTAATCCCCGCCATGTATTTTCAGCCGTCGACCCTGGATGACATAGCTCGTCAATTCAGTTGTCGCGTACTAGGCCACATCGGCCTTCCGCAACCCTCCGCCTACCGCTGGAAGGAAGACTAG
- a CDS encoding nitroreductase family protein produces MKSLPDAIRERRSTPSFDGSPIPAEDIRTILEAGIAAPSGYNVQPWRFVVVQSPEQKKKLRAACYNQAKVEEASVVIACCGDVDSWRRDADDIVRMGLEGGMSEGYASQLKSYVESYLLSLNADQMHGWLNKQVTYAAAYMQLTAEVMGYDTAAMEGFEQNEVKEALRLPLSYWVVSLLAIGRLKGPDKYDGGRFDLNHVAFAEEFGKPLR; encoded by the coding sequence TTGAAATCTCTCCCGGATGCCATCCGCGAACGTCGCAGCACGCCCTCGTTCGATGGCAGCCCGATTCCGGCAGAGGATATCCGTACGATTTTGGAGGCGGGGATTGCCGCGCCTTCTGGGTATAACGTTCAGCCGTGGCGGTTTGTCGTGGTGCAGTCGCCGGAGCAGAAAAAGAAGCTGCGCGCGGCCTGCTACAACCAGGCCAAGGTTGAAGAGGCGTCCGTGGTGATTGCCTGCTGTGGCGACGTGGATAGCTGGCGTCGTGATGCGGACGATATTGTTCGCATGGGGTTGGAAGGCGGCATGAGCGAAGGCTATGCCTCGCAGTTGAAGAGTTACGTGGAGAGTTATCTTCTGAGTTTGAATGCCGACCAGATGCATGGCTGGCTGAACAAGCAGGTAACGTATGCCGCGGCCTACATGCAGTTGACCGCCGAAGTGATGGGCTATGACACGGCTGCCATGGAAGGCTTTGAACAGAACGAAGTGAAGGAAGCTCTGCGGCTGCCCTTGAGTTACTGGGTGGTGTCGCTGCTGGCGATTGGAAGATTGAAGGGGCCGGATAAGTATGACGGCGGCCGCTTCGATCTGAATCATGTGGCCTTTGCGGAAGAGTTCGGGAAGCCGCTGCGGTGA
- the pdxT gene encoding pyridoxal 5'-phosphate synthase glutaminase subunit PdxT produces MADSSTANFQPTIGVLALQGAFDAHARMLQQCGAKTVLIRKPEQLANIDGLVIPGGESTTFLKALERGGFFDALQEFVQSKPTFGTCAGVILIAKHVTHPEQKSLGALDVTVERNAYGRQNDSRILEAETTLPGGPFEMVYIRAPRITQTGPGVETLAERDGSPTLVRQGHLLAATFHPELSTDKRVHELFLDSVRAAHNG; encoded by the coding sequence ATGGCCGACAGTTCTACCGCCAATTTCCAGCCAACCATCGGCGTTCTCGCGCTTCAGGGAGCCTTTGACGCGCACGCCCGTATGCTCCAGCAATGTGGCGCAAAAACGGTCCTCATCCGCAAGCCTGAGCAACTGGCAAACATCGACGGCCTCGTGATCCCCGGCGGCGAATCCACCACCTTCCTCAAGGCGCTTGAACGCGGCGGCTTCTTCGACGCGCTCCAGGAATTCGTCCAGTCCAAGCCCACCTTCGGCACCTGCGCCGGCGTGATCCTCATCGCCAAACACGTCACCCACCCCGAGCAGAAGTCCCTCGGCGCGCTCGACGTCACGGTAGAACGCAACGCCTACGGCCGCCAGAACGACTCCCGCATCCTCGAAGCGGAAACCACCCTACCCGGTGGCCCATTCGAAATGGTCTACATCCGCGCGCCGCGCATCACCCAGACTGGCCCCGGCGTCGAAACGCTCGCGGAACGCGACGGCTCCCCCACCCTCGTCCGCCAAGGCCATCTTCTAGCGGCCACGTTCCACCCCGAACTCTCGACCGACAAGCGCGTCCACGAACTCTTCCTCGACTCCGTCCGCGCCGCGCACAACGGATAA
- a CDS encoding alpha/beta fold hydrolase: MRRGITIALLGVAALVAVAGAYIYWNPLWLVDRSVNIYLRGKGIQHHYVMVDGYRIHYLEAKPEGNGPEKPVLLVHGLGARASDWAKMIPDLAKSGYHVYAPDLLGYGDSPKPADGDYTLDGEERIATDFQRALKLEQVDLGGWSMGGWVAMKMALDHPEMVRRLMVYDSAGMYFVLDFPPSLFSPHDRASFDALMDKIEPSRWRTKIPSIMIPGMIRRFQENQFIVQQTFGSMLHGRELLDFRLSGLKMPMLIVWGTEDRLIPLDVGLRMHDLVPQSVFLGVRKCGHLTAAECAPPVVDETIKFLNADPPLSRSTSYVDAPQ; encoded by the coding sequence GTGAGGCGCGGCATCACAATCGCGCTACTCGGAGTTGCGGCGTTGGTGGCCGTGGCGGGCGCCTATATTTACTGGAACCCCTTATGGCTGGTTGACCGGTCAGTGAATATTTACCTGCGCGGTAAGGGGATTCAGCACCATTACGTGATGGTGGATGGCTACCGGATTCACTACCTGGAGGCCAAGCCTGAGGGGAATGGACCTGAGAAGCCGGTGCTGCTGGTGCATGGGCTGGGGGCTCGCGCTTCTGACTGGGCGAAGATGATTCCCGATCTGGCCAAGAGCGGGTACCACGTCTATGCGCCGGATCTGTTGGGGTATGGCGATTCGCCCAAGCCTGCCGATGGCGATTACACGCTGGATGGGGAAGAGCGCATTGCCACGGATTTTCAGCGGGCGTTGAAGCTGGAGCAGGTGGACCTGGGCGGTTGGTCCATGGGTGGCTGGGTTGCCATGAAGATGGCGCTGGATCATCCAGAGATGGTGCGGCGGTTGATGGTGTATGACTCGGCGGGAATGTACTTTGTTCTGGACTTTCCGCCTTCGCTATTTTCTCCGCATGACCGTGCCAGTTTCGATGCGCTGATGGACAAGATTGAGCCGAGCCGTTGGCGTACGAAGATTCCCTCGATCATGATTCCGGGGATGATCCGGCGTTTTCAAGAGAATCAGTTCATCGTGCAGCAGACGTTTGGCAGCATGTTGCATGGGCGGGAGTTGCTGGACTTCCGGTTGAGTGGTCTGAAGATGCCCATGCTGATTGTTTGGGGCACGGAGGATCGCCTGATTCCGCTGGATGTGGGACTGCGCATGCATGATCTGGTGCCACAGTCTGTATTCCTGGGCGTGAGGAAGTGTGGTCATCTGACGGCAGCCGAGTGTGCGCCGCCGGTGGTGGACGAGACGATCAAGTTCCTGAATGCCGACCCACCGCTATCACGTTCTACCAGTTACGTGGACGCGCCGCAGTAG
- the purB gene encoding adenylosuccinate lyase, which translates to MIDRYTRPAMRQLWSDESKFRAWLEVEATASEVLADAGIVPQEAARAIRSKGDFEIARIQEIELQTRHDVIAFTTAVAEKVGPESRWLHFGLTSTDVVDTAQALLLKKASATILEGLHALSDVLKRRAIEFALTPCIGRTHGVHAEPTTFGLKLLLWYTECQRNITRFTAAAEDMRVGKLSGAVGSYGTVTPQLEEEICKRLGLKAAEVSTQVLQRDRHAAYIGAISIIASSLDKIGTEIRHLQRTEVREAEEFFSEKQKGSSAMPHKRNPITCENICGLARVMRANSQVALEDVALWHERDISHSSAERVILPDTTTLADYTLSKATNLIDKLMVYPERMLKNLNLTGGLVFSGQLLLDLAEAGMLREDAYKTVQTLAMKAWKEDLVFKELVAADPQITSLLSPERIARAFDVNRRLNNVPAIFERVFGKPLSELQAQ; encoded by the coding sequence TTGATCGATCGCTATACACGCCCCGCCATGCGCCAGCTCTGGTCCGACGAATCGAAGTTCCGTGCATGGCTCGAAGTTGAAGCGACCGCAAGCGAAGTCCTCGCCGACGCCGGCATCGTCCCCCAGGAAGCCGCCAGGGCAATCCGCTCCAAGGGCGACTTCGAAATCGCCCGCATCCAGGAAATCGAACTCCAGACACGCCACGACGTCATCGCCTTCACCACCGCCGTCGCGGAAAAGGTCGGCCCCGAATCCCGCTGGCTGCACTTCGGCCTAACCTCCACTGACGTTGTCGACACCGCGCAAGCCCTGCTGCTCAAGAAAGCATCCGCAACCATCCTCGAAGGCCTGCACGCGCTGTCTGACGTCCTCAAGCGCCGCGCCATCGAGTTCGCGCTCACACCCTGCATCGGCCGCACGCACGGCGTCCACGCAGAACCCACCACCTTCGGCCTCAAGCTGCTCCTCTGGTACACCGAGTGCCAGCGCAACATCACGCGCTTCACTGCCGCCGCTGAAGACATGCGCGTAGGCAAGCTCTCCGGCGCAGTCGGCAGCTACGGCACCGTCACCCCTCAGTTGGAAGAAGAAATCTGCAAGCGCCTCGGCCTCAAGGCCGCTGAAGTCAGCACACAGGTTCTCCAGCGCGACCGCCACGCCGCATACATCGGCGCCATCTCCATCATCGCGTCCTCGCTCGACAAGATCGGCACCGAAATCCGCCACCTGCAGCGCACCGAAGTCCGCGAAGCCGAAGAGTTCTTCAGCGAAAAGCAGAAGGGCTCCAGCGCCATGCCGCACAAGCGCAACCCCATCACCTGCGAAAACATCTGCGGCCTTGCCCGCGTGATGCGCGCAAACTCTCAAGTAGCACTTGAAGATGTTGCCCTCTGGCACGAGCGCGATATCTCGCACTCCTCCGCTGAGCGTGTCATCCTGCCCGACACCACCACCCTCGCCGACTACACCCTCAGCAAGGCCACCAACCTAATCGACAAGCTCATGGTCTACCCCGAGCGCATGTTGAAGAACCTGAACCTCACCGGCGGCCTCGTCTTCTCCGGCCAGCTCCTGCTCGACCTCGCAGAAGCCGGCATGCTCCGCGAAGACGCCTACAAGACCGTCCAGACCCTCGCGATGAAGGCATGGAAAGAAGACCTCGTCTTCAAGGAACTCGTCGCCGCCGACCCGCAGATCACCAGCCTGCTCTCGCCCGAACGCATCGCACGCGCCTTCGACGTGAACCGCCGCCTCAACAACGTCCCCGCCATCTTCGAACGCGTCTTCGGCAAGCCCCTAAGCGAGCTCCAGGCGCAGTAA